In Drosophila willistoni isolate 14030-0811.24 chromosome XR unlocalized genomic scaffold, UCI_dwil_1.1 Seg8, whole genome shotgun sequence, a single genomic region encodes these proteins:
- the LOC6645793 gene encoding probable DNA mismatch repair protein Msh6, protein MSKKLNTSAGGTSTNTLFNYFSKSPAVDKKKLTPSIKTETEKENLPVPAKRKLGVSDDENEKEKEKKTKRKRIIQPESESEEEDFEETKSEEDFSDDGSEYNPDESKGNNEASASEESESSGEDENEDDMEVDTDEDVDDSPIKPRKKNLNNNNNEPASKRVKLETKVATGGTFQEKLKQLQSNAKTDAAYDEMIVTSTTNSNLDEPVVWPHHKLEFLQPDKIKDKAGRRPDHPDYDKSTLHVPEKFLNSLSPGVRQWWVLKSDNYDCVLFFKVGKFYELYHWDADVGVNELGFTYMRGEFAHSGFPEISFDKMSTILIDRGYKVARVEQTETPDMMTERCKRIKATKFDKVVAREICQITDRGTQVFGSQCAIGPNHQPNYMLALVEQDAGTTSKFGICFIDTSMGDFHLGEFEDDKSCSRLLTLLSHHMPVLLIHERSSLSARTQQILRTVLSGILKEQLPCSGSQVCNAEKTLKLLAEGYYAQGDTWPVTLRSMQSDMDHLGLTPSDEHKLTLKALGQCIFYIQKCKLEPKVMPMARYQLYRPPDEIAPDVKASQASQILKRRSHMVLDATTLSNLRIVGEEHSLLATLDHCCTKMGKRLLHYWLCAPSCEVNVIEERQVAIGELRQMSELQEMRALLAPMPDFERHLAQIHLFGTKQVKESQHPDSRAILFEEKLYNKQKLLSFMGILKGFDALTKIPLMFQQCESSLLKRITQLPSHAEGGLFPDLSSQLRYFAEAFDHEAAAKSGVIAPQPGMDAEYDAVMDRIHAIEDRLKSYLVEQERHFGCRLAYFGADKKRYQLDVPESHAHKANKSYTLEGQLKGKKRRYTTAETKTLLKDMQQAEEARNVVLKDLARRVFEKFSNHYEHWKQCIDCVAMLDVLASLAEYANQQLAICVPQFVSGGDQPFIQLEEGYHPCVNASTYIPNGLELGTENEAALSLLTGPNMGGKSTLMRQMGLLVIMAQIGSHIPAASCRLSLVDRIFTRLGAQDDILAGHSTFLVELNETSLILKHATCHSLVLLDELGRGTATYDGTAIAASVVNFLAQLKCRTLFSTHYHNLIDFFQNDKRITLGHMACMVENDSDTQDPTQETVTFLYKYTAGACPKSYGFNAAKLAGMPQGIIKRAYALSKKVEAIALQRKIMAKMVTATANTKDNDVKKKQLLNLKDLLKQLKLCQV, encoded by the exons ATGTCCAAAAAGCTGAACACAAGTGCCGGCGGCACGTCCACAAATACCCTTTTCAATTATTTCAGTAAATCACCGGCGGTGGACAAAAAGAAACTAACGCCCAGCATTAAGACAGAAACCGAAAAAGAGAATCTACCGGTGCCTGCCAAGAGGAAACTAGGAGTCTCGGATGACGAAAATGAGAAGGAGAAAGAGAAGAAGACCAAACGTAAACGCATTATTCAACCCGAGTCGGAGAGTGAAGAGGAAGACTTTGAGGAAACGAAATCCGAAGAAGATTTCTCAGATGATGGATCCGAATATAATCCGGATGAAAGCAAAGGTAATAATGAAGCTTCAGCAAGTGAGGAGAGCGAGAGCAGTGGCGAGGATGAAAACGAAGATGATATGGAGGTGGACACTGATGAGGATGTCGATGATTCGCCGATCAAGCCCAGGAAAAAGAATctaaacaataataataatgaaccTGCAAGCAAACGGGTGAAGTTGGAAACGAAAGTTGCCACCGGCGGAACTTTCCAGGAGAAATTGAAACAATTACAGAGTAATGCCAAAACAGATGCCGCCTACGATGAGATGATTGTGACCAGTACGACCAATTCAAATCTGGATGAGCCTGTTGTCTGGCCACATCATAAGTTGGAATTTTTGCAACCAGACAAGATTAAGGATAAGGCTGGACGTCGACCAGATCATCCAGATTATGACAAAAGCACATTGCACGTACCCGAGAAATTCTTAAACTCCCTCTCGCCCGGTGTTCGTCAATGGTGGGTCCTCAAATCCGATAATTACGATTGCGTTCTATTCTTCAAAGTGGGCAAATTCTATGAGTTGTATCATTGGGATGCCGATGTGGGTGTTAATGAACTCGGTTTCACCTATATGAGAGGAGAATTTGCTCATTCCGGTTTCCCAGAGATTTCATTTGATAAAATGTCCACCATACTGATAGACAGAGGCTACAAG GTGGCCCGTGTGGAGCAGACCGAAACACCGGACATGATGACTGAACGCTGTAAACGTATAAAGGCCACGAAATTTGATAAGGTTGTTGCCCGCGAGATTTGCCAAATCACTGATCGCGGTACTCAGGTGTTTGGCTCCCAATGCGCCATTGGACCAAATCATCAACCGAACTACATGTTGGCTCTGGTCGAACAAGATGCCGGGACGACAAGTAAATTTGGCATTTGTTTCATTGATACATCAATGGGGGATTTTCATTTGGGTGAATTTGAAGATGATAAAAGCTGCTCCCGTCTACTAACGTTGCTCTCGCATCACATGCCCGTTTTG TTAATCCATGAAAGATCATCACTAAGTGCACGTACCCAGCAAATTTTACGCACTGTCTTGTCGGGAATTCTGAAAGAGCAATTGCCCTGCTCTGGTTCGCAAGTATGCAACGCGGAGAAGACATTAAAACTCCTAGCTGAAGGCTATTATGCTCAGGGTGATACTTGGCCGGTTACTTTACGTTCCATGCAGTCGGACATGGATCATTTGGGTCTCACACCTTCGGATGAACACAAGTTGACGCTAAAGGCATTGGGTCAATGCATTTTCTACATTCAAAAATGCAAGCTGGAACCCAAGGTAATGCCTATGGCTCGCTATCAGCTCTACAGACCGCCAGATGAGATAGCGCCAGACGTAAAAGCTTCGCAGGCTTCACAAATTTTAAAGAGGCGCTCACATATGGTTTTAGATGCCACCACTCTAAGCAATCTGCGAATCGTGGGAGAAGAGCATTCTCTGCTAGCCACCCTGGATCATTGTTGCACTAAAATGGGCAAACGATTGCTTCACTATTGGCTCTGTGCTCCTAGCTGTGAGGTGAATGTCATTGAGGAACGTCAAGTGGCCATTGGCGAGCTTAGACAAATGTCCGAGCTGCAGGAAATGCGAGCTTTATTAGCCCCCATGCCTGATTTTGAGCGTCATCTGGCTCAGATTCATTTGTTTGGCACCAAACAAGTCAAGGAATCCCAACATCCTGATTCCCGGGCCATACTCTTCGAGGAGAAACTATATAATAAGCAGAAATTGTTAAGTTTTATGGGCATATTGAAGGGTTTCGATGCCCTAACCAAGATACCATTGATGTTCCAGCAATGTGAGAGTTCATTGCTGAAGAGAATTACCCAATTGCCAAGCCATGCGGAAGGTGGCCTCTTTCCAGATCTTTCGTCTCAGTTGAGATACTTTGCCGAAGCCTTTGATCACGAGGCTGCAGCCAAATCGGGTGTAATTGCACCTCAACCAGGAATGGATGCGGAATACGATGCTGTAATGGATCGTATTCATGCCATCGAGGATCGTTTAAAGTCCTATCTGGTGGAGCAGGAACGTCATTTTGGCTGCCGGTTGGCCTACTTTGGTGCAGACAAGAAACGCTATCAATTGGATGTACCCGAATCGCATGCCCACAAAGCTAACAAATCCTATACACTGGAGGGCCAACTGAAGGGTAAAAAGCGTCGCTATACCACAGCGGAGACGAAGACCTTGCTAAAGGATATGCAGCAAGCGGAGGAGGCACGTAATGTTGTGCTCAAGGATTTGGCGAGAAGGGTATTCGAGAAATTCTCGAATCACTATGAGCATTGGAAACAATGCATCGATTGTGTGGCCATGTTGGATGTTTTGGCCTCTCTGGCCGAATATGCCAATCAACAGTTGGCCATTTGTGTGCCGCAGTTTGTTTCTGGTGGGGATCAGCCTTTTATACAGCTGGAAGAGGGCTATCATCCCTGTGTTAATGCTTCCACCTACATACCCAACGGTCTGGAATTGGGCACAGAAAATGAGGCAGCCCTATCGCTGCTTACAGGACCCAATATGGGTGGTAAAAGTACTTTAATGCGACAAATGGGTCTTCTGGTTATTATGGCACAAATT GGCTCACACATACCGGCCGCAAGTTGTCGTCTCTCCCTGGTGGACAGAATTTTCACGCGTCTAGGTGCTCAAGATGATATTTTGGCTGGCCATAGTACCTTCTTGGTGGAACTCAATGAAACATCTCTCATTCTCAAGCATGCCACTTGCCATTCCTTGGTATTGCTCGATGAATTGGGACGTGGCACGGCCACATATGATGGCACTGCCATAGCCGCATCGGTGGTCAATTTCTTGGCCCAACTGAAGTGCCGTACGCTCTTCTCTACGCATTATCATAATTTGATTGATTTCTTTCAAAACGATAAACGTATCACTTTGGGTCACATGGCCTGCATGGTGGAGAATGATTCCGATACACAGGATCCCACACAAGAGACGGTTACATtcctatataaatatacagctGGAGCTTGTCCCAAATCCTATGGATTCAATGCAGCCAAATTGGCTGGCATGCCCCAGGGCATTATTAAACGAGCTTATGCT CTTTCGAAAAAAGTTGAGGCCATTGCCTTGCAGCGCAAGATTATGGCCAAAATGGTAACAGCAACTGCCAATACAAAGGACAATGATGTCAAGAAGAAGCAATTGCTTAATCTAAAGGATTtgttaaaacaattgaaattgtGTCAGGTTTGa
- the LOC6645792 gene encoding U4/U6 small nuclear ribonucleoprotein Prp31 — MSLADELLADLEEDEDHDDDLDEMEDAEMPEEDMKNLAEKLLKPAPSLMDVDVIAVQSVRELCKLRDSERLQYTLQQIEQYASRQRSSTEMLGTVESDPEYCLIVDANAIAVDIDNEISTIHKFAKEKYQKRFPELDSLIVGEIEYLLAVKELGNDLGQVKSNEKLQAILTQATIMIVSVTASTTQGTMLTPAEKAKIDEACEMAIELNNFKSKIYEYVESRMTFIAPNLSMIVGASTAAKLLGIAGGLTKLSKMPACNVQVLGAQKKVLSGFSQTQMLPHTGYVYYSQIVQDTAPDLRRKAARLVAAKSVLAARVDACHESAHGEIGLKFKEDIEKKLDKLQEPPPVKFIKPLPKPIEGSKKKRGGKRVRKMKERYALTEFRKQANRMNFGDIEEDAYQGDLGYSRGTIGKTGTGRIRLPQVDEKTKVRISKTLHKNLQKQQVYGGNTTVKRQISGTASSVAFTPLQGLEIVNPQAAERSAAEASAKYFSNTSGFLSVGKRTT; from the exons ATGTCTCTGGCAGACGAACTTTTAGCTGACCTCGAGGAGGATGAGGATCATGACGATGACTTGGATGAAATGGAGGATGCGGAAATGCCTGAGGAAGATATGAAAAACTTGGCCGAGAAGCTGTTGAAGCCGGCTCCAAGTCTCATGGATGTGGATGTCATCGCTGTGCAATCAGTGCGGGAGCTCTGCAAGCTGCGTGACTCGGAGCGTCTTCAGTATACACTGCAACAGATCGAACAATATGCCAGTCGCCAGCGGAGCTCCACCGAAATGCTGGGCACCGTCGAATCTGATCCAGAATATTGCCTCATCGTGGATGCCAATGCTATTGCTGTGGATATTGATAATGAGATATCGACCATACACAAATTTGCCAAGGAAAAGTACCAGAAGAGATTTCCCGAATTGGATTCACTGATCGTTGGCGAAATCGAATATCTGTTGGCGGTCAAGGAGCTGGGCAACGATTTGGGCCAAGTCAAGAGTAATGAGAAATTGCAGGCCATATTGACACAAGCCACCATTATGATTGTCTCGGTGACAGCATCCACTACACAGGG AACCATGTTAACTCCTGCCGAGAAGGCCAAAATAGATGAGGCCTGCGAAATGGCCATCGAACTGAATAATTTCAAATCGAAAATATATGAATATGTGGAGAGTCGCATGACATTCATTGCTCCCAATCTCTCCATGATTGTGGGAGCCTCGACAGCAGCCAAATTGCTAGGCATAGCTGGCGGTCTAACCAAATTATCCAAAATGCCAGCCTGTAATGTTCAGGTTTTGGGTGCCCAGAAGAAAGTTCTTTCGGGTTTCTCGCAAACACAAATGTTACCTCACACGGGTTATGTTTATTACTCACAAATTGTACAGGACACAGCGCCAGATTTGAGGCGAAAGGCGGCACGTTTAGTGGCCGCCAAATCCGTGTTGGCTGCTCGTGTTGATGCCTGTCACGAGAGTGCACATGGAGAGATTGGTTTGAAATTCAAAGAGGATATCGAAAAGAAGTTGGACAAACTCCAGGAACCGCCCCCGGTGAAGTTTATCAAACCTCTGCCCAAACCCATTGAGGGTAGCAAGAAGAAACGTGGTGGAAAACGTGTACGCAAAATGAAGGAGCGTTATGCTCTAACTGAATTCCGTAAACAGGCGAATCGCATGAACTTTGGTGAT ATCGAAGAGGATGCATATCAAGGTGATTTGGGTTATTCTCGTGGCACCATCGGCAAGACTGGCACTGGACGCATACGTCTACCCCAAGTGGATGAGAAGACCAAAGTGCGCATCAGTAAAACCCTGCACAAGAATTTGCAGAAGCAACAAGTCTATGGTGGTAATACGACAGTCAAACGTCAAATTTCCGGCACAGCCTCCAGTGTGGCATTCACACCGCTGCAGGGTCTGGAAATTGTTAATCCCCAAGCGGCTGAGAGATCTGCCGCAGAGGCTAGTGCTAAATATTTCTCCAATACCTCTGGCTTCCTCTCAGTAGGCAAGAGAACTACCTAA
- the LOC6645794 gene encoding glycoprotein 3-alpha-L-fucosyltransferase A: MRRPKISLKKYFYFTLICALLFIFGFNLKEYEIWKTKNSSRPTLGINQQQQQQQQQQQLQQQQQQQQQQLPQLPAIVEEEDFDNDIADGQADRSLDSTLTTSGQASAVGAAAAAAAGDADAASPAIVAPPNEEPIEVEEFENPDIGPGHRRDNGIAATAKPWFFRNGEYYPKPVKTYSTRKARKRHAPKLFPYQDPHSDRIVNQLMYVPHNYPEIKASGKLKTILLYNGLGPWNVKKGREVFLRAKCPVDTCELTANRDLASTADMILYKDHYIPTGIRRPSNRKQVSMLYYLECPYHTQNVKVPDALNWTATYRRDSTIVAPYEKWQYYDNKVQQLEQDQNFAINKTKKVAWFVSNCGARNGRLQYAHELQKHIEVDIYGACGNFKCSRSNADKCFEILDNDYKFYLAFENSNCKDYITEKFFVNALNRKVLPIVMGARPEDYEVSAPRRSYIHVDEFESPKELAEYLHILDRDDELYNSYFKWKGTGEFINTYYWCRVCSTLHNEEQFSKSKSHWYTDLNDWWRGVGVCTTGSWRNFKARKDVISDD, from the exons ATGCGACGTCCAAAAATTtcgttaaaaaaatatttctactTTACATTGATCTGTGCTTTGTTGTTCATCTTTGGTTTCAATCTCAA GGAATATGAAATATGGAAAACGAAAAATTCCAGTCGACCTACTTTGGGTATCaatcaacaacagcagcagcaacaacaacaacaacaattgcagcagcagcagcaacagcaacaacaacaactcccCCAATTGCCAGCTATCGTAGAAGAGGAAGATTTTGATAATGACATTGCCGATGGACAGGCCGATCGATCTTTAGATTCAACTTTAACAACCTCTGGCCAAGCATCAGCCGTTggtgccgctgctgctgctgctgcgggtGATGCTGATGCTGCATCACCAGCCATTGTGGCACCACCCAATGAGGAACCAATTGAGGTGGAAGAATTCGAGAATCCCGATATCGGTCCTGGTCATCGACGCGATAATGGGATTGCAGCCACAGCCAAACCGTGGTTCTTTCGGAATGGTGAATACTATCCGAAACCGGTTAAAACTTATAGCACTCGCAAGGCACGCAAACGGCATGCCCCAAAACTATTTCCATATCAGGATCCACATAGTGATCGCATTGTCAATCAATTGATGTATGTACCGCACAATTATCCAGAGATCAAGGCTAGTGGAAAACTGAAAACGATTCTACTGTATAATGGTCTGGGCCCATGGAATGTGAAAAAGGGCCGTGAAGTCTTCCTGAGAGCCAAGTGTCCCGTCGACACATGCGAACTGACTGCAAATCGAGATTTAGCCAGCACAGCGGATATGATATTATATAAAGATCATTATATACCCACAGGCATACGTAGGCCAAGTAATCGGAAACAGGTCAGTATGCTATACTATCTGGAATGTCCATATCATACACAAAATGTCAAAGTGCCAGATGCCCTCAATTGGACGGCAACCTATAG ACGAGACAGCACCATAGTGGCTCCATATGAGAAATGGCAATATTATGATAATAAGGTCCAACAATTGGAGCAAGATCAAAATTTTGCCATCAACAAGACCAAAAAGGTTGCCTGGTTTGTCTCCAATTGTGGAGCACGCAACGGTAGACTTCAATATGCCCATGAGCTCCAGAAGCACATAGag GTGGATATCTATGGAGCTTGCGGCAATTTTAAATGTTCCCGCAGTAATGCTGACAAATGTTTCGAAATTCTCGATAATGATTACAAATTCTATTTGGCATTTGAGAATTCCAATTGCAAGGATTATATAACCGAGAAATTCTTTGTGAATGCATTAAATCGAAAAGTTTTACCCATTGTGATGGGCGCTCGTCCCGAGGACTATGAAGTGAGTGCACCACGACGATCCTATATACATGTCGATGAATTCGAATCACCCAAAGAGTTGGCCGAATATTTGCATATACTTGATCGCGATGATGAGCTATACAATTCATATTTTAAATGGAAGGGTACGGGTGAGTTCATCAATACGTACTATTGGTGCCGTGTATGCAGCACCCTTCACAATGAGGAGCAATTCAGTAAGAGTAAGTCACATTGGTATACCGATCTCAATGATTGGTGGCGTGGTGTGGGCGTCTGTACCACCGGATCATGGAGGAATTTCAAGGCACGCAAAGATGTGATCAGCGATGATTGA